The following proteins are co-located in the Accipiter gentilis chromosome 27, bAccGen1.1, whole genome shotgun sequence genome:
- the C27H18orf21 gene encoding UPF0711 protein C18orf21 homolog, producing MGRQRRFLEVAAEGLAAACPGQARFLLWTLRNRRDNERGLERICPYCFQFLVPDGYRVRLKPKMKVTPQIERALKREAKNHKLNMKQTKLLKKYRESGSVLLVTCNSCNKTTRHYGKSRDFLATKTQKSGTPSIQSSLRTPDVKIPSANKVTPVSCSRLGSKGNSPSSLPRTRVSGQARTSSASKTPRNSRFHFSKLKRMLNLEEKEKSQKADLKTFLTLL from the exons ATGGGGCGGCAGCGGCGGTTCCTGGAGGTGGCGGCGGAGGGCTTGGCGGCCGCCTGCCCGGGCCAGGCGCGGTTCTTGCT GTGGACGCTCCGCAACCGCCGAG ATAATGAACGTGGATTAGAAAGGATATGTCCTTACTGCTTCCAGTTCCTGGTTCCTGATGGCTACCGGGTGCGTCTCAAACCAAAGATGAAGGTGACTCCGCAGATAGAGCGAGCCCTTAAACGGGAGGCGAAGAACCATAAACTTAATATGAAACAGACAAAGCTTTTGAAGAAGTACAGGGAGTCCGGAAGTGTTCTG CTGGTTACTTGCAACTCATGCAACAAAACAACAAGACATTATGGTAAAAGCAGGGATTTTCTGGCTACCAAGACACAAAAATCTGGCACTCCGAGTATCCAATCTAGCCTGAGGACACCAGATGTAAAAATTCCATCGGCAAACAAAGTGACACCTGTAAGCTGCAGTAGGTTGGGATCTAAAGGGAACAGTCCCTCATCACTTCCCAG aacacGTGTATCCGGACAGGCGAGAACCAGCTCTGCTTCCAAGACTCCCCGAAACTCCAGATTTCACTTTTCTAAGCTAAAACGGATGCTTAAcctagaagaaaaagagaaaagccagaAGGCAGATTTGAAAACCTTCTTGACTTTACTTTAG